From Candidatus Methylomirabilota bacterium:
CCGCCCGGCTCGTCGATGGACTCGACGCTCGAGGCGCCGGGCACCGTGGCCACCCGGGTCAGATCCTCCTCGCTGGCCGCGTGGTAGGCGAAGCCCACGAAGCCGGCGTCGGGCGCCTTCTCGGTGACGTGGAGGTGGTGAGCCGGATCGGTGCCGCGCATGTAGAGCGCGGTCGGCGTGCGCGCGGCCCGGATCAGGCCGAAGTGGGTGAGGAACTCCTCCATCGCGTCCAGGTCCGGCGCGTGCAGGCGGGCCCAGGCCAGGTCTCGTACCTTGATCGTCGGCATCGGTGTCTCCTCGTTTCCCCTCACCCTGCCCTCTCCCCGGGAGGAGAGGAAGAGTGGTCAGCCCGCGAAGGTGAAGCGCGGGTCGGCGGCGGGAATCTCCGCCTCCGGCAGCTTCAGCTCGCGGCGCACGATATTGGCGCCCAGGTTGATGGCCACGCTCTTGTAGAACGCGATGCGCCGCGCGAGCCCCTCCCGTCCGAAGCCGCAGTCGGTGGAGAGGATCAGCCGCTCCGGCGGCACGTACTCGAGCGCCCGCCGGATCAGATCGGCCACGATCTCGGGCGGCTCCACCGCCGCGGTCGAATGGTTCACCACCCCGATCGCGATCTTCTTGTCGGTGCGATGCCGCGCGAGGAGCGGGAGGTCCCGGCCGTTGGTGGAGGCGCACTCCAGCGTGAGCACGTCCGCGTGGGTGGCGAGCAGGTACGGCAGCGACCGCTCGTACGACGGGCGATCCCAGTGCAGCGGCTGCTGGTTGGGATTGCCCCAGCAGGTGTGCAGCCAGACCTCGGTGTCGAGGCCGGCGATCTCGCGGTTCACCGCCTCGGTATAGAACTCCAGATCCTTGTCGGACGCGCCGGCGGCGCCCCCGATGTGATGCTGCGGCTCCTCGATCTGGATGACCCGGCAGCCCGACGCCGCGACCTCCTTCAGCTCGGCGTTGAAGATGTCGGCGAGGGCCAGGATCACGTCACGGTCGCTGCCGTAGTGGCGGTTGACCAGCATCTTGGCGAGCGACTGGGCGGTGATCGCGCCGAACTTCACCGGCCGGGTCGAGAGCCGCTGGGCCGCCTTGAAGAGGGCGGCGTACTGCAGCCCCGCGCCCGCGAGGGGGGCGCCCACCACCGCTGGCTGGTAGGCCTCCATGACCTCGTAGAGGATATGACCCGGCCGCAGCGCCCGCCAGCCGCCGCCGGTGGAGCGGTCCTGCGCGCCGGTGATGCCGCGCAGGCGCTCGATCACGTAGTAGAACCACGACTTGCCGCCCACCGTGAGGTCGAAGCGCGAATCGCCGTCGGTGACGATGTCGAGTCCGGCCATCTCCTGCTCGCGCACCAGGCACGTCACCGCGTCGAGATACTGCTCGCGGAAGCGCGAGTCGCCCAGGGCGTCCTTGAACCCACGGCCGCGCAGCTCCTCGGTGAACCAGTGGGGACGCGGGTAGGAGCCGGTGATCGTGGTGGGCAGGACGAGATCGCGGGTCGCGTTGAGCATGGCTGAGACTCTGCCGACGCGTCTTCGCCGTGTCAAGCCCGGCGCGGTTGACAAATCCGGGCGCGCTCCCTACTGTAGCGGCCCAAGACTCCGCATCGTCCCGGCCAGGAGGCCAATCCATGCGCAGACGACAGTTCCTGATGGCGATGACCGGAGCGGCGGCCGCCGCGACGGTGCGACCGGCGCGCGCGGCCGACCCGATCCGTATCGGATACTTCGGGCCGCTCACCGGCAACTTCTCGCAGACCGGCAAGGACATGACCGACGGCTTCAACCTCTTCTGGGAAGAGGTGGGCAACAAGGTGGCCGGCCGCGAGGTGAAGGTCATCGTCGAGGATTCGGATCCCGAGCCGACCGGCGCGCTCACCAAGATCCGGCGGCTCGTCGAGCAGGAGAAGGTGCACACCCTTGCCGGCGGCCTGCTCGCCGCCACCGGCTATGCGGTCGCGCCCTACGTCGAGCAGAACAAGATCCCCACGATCTACCCGGTGACCGCGCCCGACGACATCACCCAGCGCAAGCCGGTCCGCTGGATCGTTCGCACCTCGTTCACGAGCAGCCAGGCCACCCATCCCCTCGGCGACTACGCCTACAAGCAGATGAACCTCCGACGCGTGGCCACCATCAGCATGGACTACGCCTTCGGCTGGGAATCCAACGCGGGCTTCCAGCGCGTCTTCGAGGACCTGGGGGGCAAGGTGGTGCAGCGCATCTGGACCCCGCTGACCATCCAGGACTACTCGCCCTACCTGGCGTCGCTCAAGAAGGACATCGACGGCGTCTACGCCTGCCACACCGGCGGCCTGTCGCCGCGCTTCATCAAGACGTGGAGCGACGTCGGCCTCAAGGGCAAGATCCCGCTCATCGGCATCGGCACCCTCACCGACGAGAACGTGCTCAAGGGCATGGGCGACGAGTCGCTCGGGGTCATCACCTCGCTCATCTACAGCAGCGCGCTCGACACCCCGGCCAACCGGAAGTTCTCGGCGGCCTACGAGAAGCGCTACAACCGCGCCACCTCGCTCTACTCCGCGGAGGGCTACACCGGCGCGCGCTGGTACTACGAGGCGCTGAAGGCCATCAACGGCGAGGTGGAGAACAAGGAGAAGTTCCTGGCCGCGCTCCGCAAGGTGTCGATCACCGAAGACCCTCGTGGCCCGATGAAGATGGACGACCTGGGCAACGCGAGCCAGAACGTCTACATCCGCAAGGTGGAGCGGGTCGGGGGCAAGCTGCAGAACACGGTCATCCACACCTATCCGAACGTCTCGCAGTTCTGGACCTACAAGCAGGAGGAGTACCTGAAGCTGCCGGTCTACGACCGCAACAACCCCCCGTGCAAGTTCTGCGACTAGCGCGGGCCGGACGCTCGTCCATGAGAGTGCTCCGCCTCGCGTCGATCGCCGCCGTCCTGACCCTCGTCGCGCTCGCGGCCCGGCCCGCGGCGGCCGCCGAGACCATCCGCGTGGGCTACATCGGCCCGCTCACCGGCATCTTCGCGCAGGCCGGCAAGGACATGCTCGACGGCCTGAAGCTGGCCCTCGAGCAGGCGGGCTATCAGGCGGGCGGCCGCAAGATCGAGCTGTTCGAGGAGGACGACGAGGGCAACTCGGCCACCGCCATCGCGAAGTATCGCAAGCTGGTCGGGCACGACCGGATCCACGTCCTCGCCGGCGTGCTGCTGGTCAACGTGGGCAACAGCCTGGTGCCGCTGATCGAGAAGGATCAGCTGCCGACGCTGTTCCTCACCACGCCCGACGACCTCACCAAGCGCAAGATCGCCAAGTGGATCCTCCGCTCCAACTTCGCAGCCAGCCAGATCATGCATCCGCTCGGCGACTACGCGGCCAAGACGCTCAAGTACAAGCGGGTCGCGGTCCTGGCCATGGACAACGGCTTCGGCCACGAGGAGGCGGGCGGCTTCCAGCGCGTCTTCGAGGACGGCGGCGGCCGCGTGGTCCAGAAGATCTGGGTCCCCCTGAACGCGCTCGACTTCGCGCCGTACCTCTCGCAGGTCTCGAAGGACGCGGACGCGATCTGCGCGGTCTTCGTGGCCGGCCAGGCGGTGCGCTTCGTGAAACAGTACGGCGAGTCCGGCCTGCGGGGCAAGACCCCGCTGATCGGCACCGGGGTCATGATCGACGAGAGCGCGCTGCGCGGCATGGGCGACGAGGCGGTCGGCACCATCGGCTCGCTGCTCTGGAGCCCGACCCTGCAGACGCCCGCGAACCAGGCCTTCATGAAGCTGGCCGAGGCGCGGCTCGGCCGCACCCCGGCGTACTTCCACGCGGTGATGTACAGCAGCGGGCGCTGGATCACCGAGGCCGCGAACGCGCTCGGCGGACAGGTCGAGGATCGCGAGAAGATGGTCGCCGCCATCCGCCGGGCGATCGAGACCACGCCGGATCCGCGCGGGCCCATCAAGCTCGACGAGTGGGGCAATCCCACCGAGAACGTGTACATGCTGCGGGTCGACAAGGTCGGCGGCAAGCTCGCCACCACCGTGATCCACACCTATCCGGCCGTCTCGCAGTTCTGGACCTACAAGCCGGAGGAGTTCCTCAAGACCCCGCCCTACTCGCGCGAGTATCCGCCGGCCAAGCCGTAGCCCGGCGCGATGCGCTTCGGCTTCTTCTTCTGGCCCTACACCCCGGAGTACACCGCGCGCATGGCCCGCCTCGGCGAGGACCTGGGCTTCGATCTCGTCGGCATCGCCGACACGCCGGGCAACGCGCTCGACCCGTGGGTCGCCATGACGCTGGCCGCCGCCGCGACGTCCCGGGTGACCCTCGCGACGTGCGTCACCAACCTGGTCACGCGCCATCCCTCCATCACCGCGTCGGCCGCGGCCTCGGTGGACGCGGCGGCGGGAGGCCGGACCATCCTGGGCGTCGGGGCCGGCCACAGCGGCGTCGCCAACGTGGGCGGCGCGCCCAGCCGGACCGCGGAGCTGCGCGAAGGTCTCGCGTTCCTGCGGGCCGCGCTCTCCGGGACGCCCGCCGCGTGGCGCGGAGCGGCCACGCATCTGCCGTGGGTGAAGCGGGCGGTGCCGGTGTACGCGGCGGCCTCGGGACCGGCCGCGCTGCGCGCGGTGGGCGCGGCCGCCGACGGCGCCTTCGTCAACTACGGCCTCGGCGCGCCCGAGGTGAGCCGCGTGCGCGCGCTGCTCGCCGAGGGCGCGGGTCCGGCCGGCCGCACCGCCGCCGACGTGGACGTCTGGTCCATCGCGTGCCTCGACGTGGCCGAGCCGCGCGAGGCCGCGCTCGAGAAGCTCGGCAACATCCTGGGCTTCGTCGCCGCCTACATCCTGGGGCCCGATCCGGAGGGCCGCGGCGTGCCCGCCGACCTGGTGCCCGCGGTGCACGCGCTGCGCGCGAGCTACACCACCCGCCGGCGCGAGATGGATTCCGCGCTCACCCGGCGGCTCGGGCTCTTCGACTACCTGCGCGCGCGCCTCGCGATCGCGGGCACCCCCGACGATTGCCTCGCGCAGGTCCGCGCGGCCGAGGCCGCGGGCGTCACCCAGCTCATGTTCACGGTGAGCCTGGCCGCCGACCCGGTGCGCACCGTGGAGCTGTTCGGCCGGACCGTGCTGCCGCGCCTCGCGCGCGGATCATGACGGCCGCGCACTCCGTTCGTGGATGGTAGAGTACCGGGATGCGCGTCGGACTCTCGATCGATCCGCCGCTGGCCACCATCCCGCCGCTGCTCGCCGCGGAAGGCGTCGACGTCTACCAGACGGTGCTGCGTGACCCGGGCCGCTTCGGCAACTACGGCGTCCCCGAGCCCGCCGACCGCGTCGCGCTCGCGGAGGGGCTGCGCGGCCGCGGCACCTGGGGGGTGGCGCACGGCTCGCTGCTGATCAATCTCGCCAGCGCCGAGGGGCGCATCCGCAACTCCTCGGTGTCGAGCCTGCTCGCCGATCTGAAGGTCGCCGCCGAGGTCGGCATCGACGCGGTCTGCTTCCACGTCGGCTACTCGAAGGGCCACGCGAGCCTCGACGAGGCGCTCGCGATGGCCACCCGCAAGCTCGGCGAGCTGATCGAGCGCATGCCCGCCGGCCCGCGCCTGCTGCTGGAGAACTCCTGCGAGGGCAGCGAGCTGGGCCAGACCATCCCGGAGCTGGCCCGCCTCGTGCGCGACGTGGGGGCGCCGGCCGAGCGCTTCGGCCTGCTCATCGACACGTGTCATCTCCACGCGGCGGGCTTCGACCTCGCGGGAGAGGATGCGGGCCAGCGCCTGGCCGACGCCCTCGCCGCCGAGGGCATCCTCGAGCGGGTGGTCGCCTTCCACCTCAACGACTGCCAGCTCCCGTGCGGCGCCCACCGCGACCGTCACGCCACGCCCGGCACCGGCACCATCGGCATCGGCGTTCCCAGCGTGGCGCGTCATCCCGCGTTCGCGACGCTACCCGGCGTGCTGGAGGTGTCCGTCGAAGACGCGCGGCTGGGATTGCAGTACCTGCGACAGCACGGGGCGCTGGCCGGCTAGCGTCCCCGGCCGGCCCGGACTACTTCGGCATCGGGTTGACCTGGCTCGGGGCCTGCTGGTTGTAGGCGGGCTCTCGCCAGAGGAGCATGGCCTTGTAGGTGGTCGGCTGCGCGCCCTGCTCCACGATGAGGTAGACCTGATCGGGCAGGCTCTGGTTGTCGTTCTCCCCGACCACCGCGGCGATGCCCTGGCTGAGGTCGATGCTGCCCGACACGTAGCGATCCCACACGGTGCCGCGCGACTCGTAGGCCCAGAGAAACGCCAGCGGGTATTTCACCGCCGCGCTGCGGGTGCCCCGCGTCGGCACGTACGGCTGGAACTGGCGTGGGGGACCGTCGCCCTTGAGCACCGCGCGATAGAGCCGCTCGGGCCGGCCGCGGCCGCTCGGCAGCACCATCCACACACTGCGCTCTCCCGGCTTGCCCTCCCAGCGCACCTCGTCCCAGATCGGATGGCCGTCGCCGCCGGGTCGGATCTCGGCCAGCACGCGCGTGGTGCCGTAGGCGCGGGCCACGCTCTCGCTCGCCCACCGCAGCGTGCGGTCGCCGAGCACCACCCCCCGCGACATGGTTGCGTCGTCCAGGCTCTGCTGGAACCGCTCCAGCCCGGGGCCGGACGCGCCGTCGTGCAGCTCGGCGGCCTTTGCGTAGGCGTACAGCGCGGTCTCCCAGAGGTTGACGACCTCGAGCCGATACTCGACGGCGCGAGCCGGTGCGGCGGTGACGCCGGTCAGGAGCCCGGTGAGCAGGAGACCGATCAGGAAACGACGTGTCGCCATGGCGCCGTCCCTGGATGGTACTCTCTTGAGCCGATGCCGCAACGGATTGTTCCCCGGCGCGCGGTGGCCGCGCTCTTCCTCCACCGCCAGCATCTGGCCCGCCCGCGCGCGCACCGGCTCACCCCGGCGCGGCTCACCCGCTTCGCCGAGGACGTGGGCGGTATCCAGATGGACTCGATCAACGTGCTCGAGCGCGCCCACTACCTCACGGTATGGAGCCGCTTCGGCCCGTACGACCGGGCGCGGCTCGACCGCCTGGTGTATCGCCGCCGTCTCCTGCTCGAGTACTGGGCTCACGCCGCGTGCCTCGTGCCGATCTCG
This genomic window contains:
- a CDS encoding cobalamin-independent methionine synthase II family protein, with product MLNATRDLVLPTTITGSYPRPHWFTEELRGRGFKDALGDSRFREQYLDAVTCLVREQEMAGLDIVTDGDSRFDLTVGGKSWFYYVIERLRGITGAQDRSTGGGWRALRPGHILYEVMEAYQPAVVGAPLAGAGLQYAALFKAAQRLSTRPVKFGAITAQSLAKMLVNRHYGSDRDVILALADIFNAELKEVAASGCRVIQIEEPQHHIGGAAGASDKDLEFYTEAVNREIAGLDTEVWLHTCWGNPNQQPLHWDRPSYERSLPYLLATHADVLTLECASTNGRDLPLLARHRTDKKIAIGVVNHSTAAVEPPEIVADLIRRALEYVPPERLILSTDCGFGREGLARRIAFYKSVAINLGANIVRRELKLPEAEIPAADPRFTFAG
- a CDS encoding ABC transporter substrate-binding protein, translating into MRRRQFLMAMTGAAAAATVRPARAADPIRIGYFGPLTGNFSQTGKDMTDGFNLFWEEVGNKVAGREVKVIVEDSDPEPTGALTKIRRLVEQEKVHTLAGGLLAATGYAVAPYVEQNKIPTIYPVTAPDDITQRKPVRWIVRTSFTSSQATHPLGDYAYKQMNLRRVATISMDYAFGWESNAGFQRVFEDLGGKVVQRIWTPLTIQDYSPYLASLKKDIDGVYACHTGGLSPRFIKTWSDVGLKGKIPLIGIGTLTDENVLKGMGDESLGVITSLIYSSALDTPANRKFSAAYEKRYNRATSLYSAEGYTGARWYYEALKAINGEVENKEKFLAALRKVSITEDPRGPMKMDDLGNASQNVYIRKVERVGGKLQNTVIHTYPNVSQFWTYKQEEYLKLPVYDRNNPPCKFCD
- a CDS encoding ABC transporter substrate-binding protein — its product is MRVLRLASIAAVLTLVALAARPAAAAETIRVGYIGPLTGIFAQAGKDMLDGLKLALEQAGYQAGGRKIELFEEDDEGNSATAIAKYRKLVGHDRIHVLAGVLLVNVGNSLVPLIEKDQLPTLFLTTPDDLTKRKIAKWILRSNFAASQIMHPLGDYAAKTLKYKRVAVLAMDNGFGHEEAGGFQRVFEDGGGRVVQKIWVPLNALDFAPYLSQVSKDADAICAVFVAGQAVRFVKQYGESGLRGKTPLIGTGVMIDESALRGMGDEAVGTIGSLLWSPTLQTPANQAFMKLAEARLGRTPAYFHAVMYSSGRWITEAANALGGQVEDREKMVAAIRRAIETTPDPRGPIKLDEWGNPTENVYMLRVDKVGGKLATTVIHTYPAVSQFWTYKPEEFLKTPPYSREYPPAKP
- a CDS encoding LLM class flavin-dependent oxidoreductase — its product is MRFGFFFWPYTPEYTARMARLGEDLGFDLVGIADTPGNALDPWVAMTLAAAATSRVTLATCVTNLVTRHPSITASAAASVDAAAGGRTILGVGAGHSGVANVGGAPSRTAELREGLAFLRAALSGTPAAWRGAATHLPWVKRAVPVYAAASGPAALRAVGAAADGAFVNYGLGAPEVSRVRALLAEGAGPAGRTAADVDVWSIACLDVAEPREAALEKLGNILGFVAAYILGPDPEGRGVPADLVPAVHALRASYTTRRREMDSALTRRLGLFDYLRARLAIAGTPDDCLAQVRAAEAAGVTQLMFTVSLAADPVRTVELFGRTVLPRLARGS
- a CDS encoding TIM barrel protein, with protein sequence MRVGLSIDPPLATIPPLLAAEGVDVYQTVLRDPGRFGNYGVPEPADRVALAEGLRGRGTWGVAHGSLLINLASAEGRIRNSSVSSLLADLKVAAEVGIDAVCFHVGYSKGHASLDEALAMATRKLGELIERMPAGPRLLLENSCEGSELGQTIPELARLVRDVGAPAERFGLLIDTCHLHAAGFDLAGEDAGQRLADALAAEGILERVVAFHLNDCQLPCGAHRDRHATPGTGTIGIGVPSVARHPAFATLPGVLEVSVEDARLGLQYLRQHGALAG